The DNA sequence AAATCAGGGTAAAAACGCATACAGAGACACTTTCACATACACAAGTACCAAAAGTGTCATTACCTAAGTATAAAAGCTGGGGTGATATTCTGACTTGGTCTTTGCAAGAAAATGTTCCTGGTCAATTCCCATATACAGCAGGTGTATTCCCATTCAAGAGACAAGGTGAAGACCCTACAAGAATGTTTGCTGGAGAAGGAAACCCTGAGCGTACCAACCGAAGGTTTCATTACCTATCCCATGGTCAGCCGGCAGCAAGACTTTCTACAGCTTTCGACTCTGTGACCTTATATGGAGAAAACCCTGATTACAGACCTGATATTTATGGTAAAATTGGTAATTCAGGAGTGAGTGTGGCTAGCTTGGATGATGCTAAGAAACTTTATTCTGGGTTTAACTTGGCAGAGCCAACTACTTCGGTTTCCATGACGATCAATGGTCCTGCAGCTGCTATGACAGCCTTCTTTATGAATGCTGCTATTGATCAGCAATGTGAGCTGTATATCAAAGAGAATGGACTGGAAAAAGAGGTTGAGTCAAAGATTGAGGCAATTTACAAGAAGAAAGGTGCCGAGAGACCTACTTATAGAGGGAACCTTCCTGAAGGTCATAATGGGCTAGGTTTGATGCTTCTTGGCGTAACGGGTGATCAGGTATTACCTGCGGATGTTTACGCCAAAATCAAAGCTTCGACGCTGTCAGCTGTAAGAGGAACAGTTCAGGCAGATATTCTAAAAGAAGATCAGGCCCAGAATACATGTATATTCTCGACAGAGTTCTCATTGAGACTCATGGGAGATATGCAGGAATACTTTATTAATCAAGGTATCCGTAATTTCTACTCAGTGTCAATATCAGGCTACCATATTGCAGAAGCAGGTGCAAACCCTATCACGCAGTTGGCTTTGACGTTGGCTAATGGCTTTACCTTTGTAGAGTATTACTTGAGCAGGGGTATGGATATAGACAAATTTGCACCTAATTTCTCTTTCTTCTTTTCAAATGGTGTCGATGCAGAGTATTCTGTAATTGGTAGGGTTGCCAGAAGGATTTGGGCAAAAGCCATGAAGCTGAAGTATGGCGCAAGTGAACGTTCTCAGATGCTGAAGTACCATATTCAGACATCAGGTAGGTCCCTTCACGCACAAGAGATAGAGTTCAATGATATTCGTACAACTTTACAGGCTTTGTATGCAATCTACGACAACTGTAACTCATTACATACAAATGCTTTTGACGAGGCGATTACAACCCCAACAGAATCATCTGTAAGGAGAGCTGTGGCAATTCAGCTGATTATTAACCGTGAGTTGGGTATGGCTAAAAATGAGAACCCAATGCAAGGCTCATTTATTCAGGAAGAATTGACGGACTTGGTAGAAGAAGCAGTTTTATTGGAGTTTGATAGAATCACAGAGCGAGGTGGCGTATTGGGTGCTATGGAAACCATGTATCAACGTACCAAGATTCAGGAAGAGTCAATGTATTATGAACATCAAAAACACTCAGGCAATATTCCTATTGTAGGTGTCAATACATTCCTTTCGAAAGAAGGCTCACCTACCATTATTCCTGATGAGGTAATTCGCTCAACTAAAGAAGAGAAAGACGGGCAGATTTCAACACTGGAAAGCTTACACAAGCGAAACCATGAAATCTGTGAAGAGAAGTTGCAAGAGTTGAAAGCAGCAGCCGTTAAAAACGAAAATACGTTTGAGGCTTTGATGAGTGCAGCAAAGGTTGCTTCACTAGGTCAGATCACGCAGGCGCTGTTTGAAGTAGGAGGACAGTACCGCCGAAACATGTAGTAATTATCTTCTGACTGAAAACAAAAAAGGTCTTCACGAAATATTGTGAAGACCTTTTTTGTTAGAAGAGTTAAAATTAACCGTTGTTGCCAGACTCTTTAGCGTGTCTTTGTTTTCTTACCTCTTCAAATTCATATTTTACTACGTCTCTGAAAGGACCTGCATAAGCATCTTTCAAGTGAGCTTCAGCCTTGTCAAACTCCCCATTATTCTTGTATGCCATACCTAAAACAAGGTTGAATGTCACCTTCATTTGTGGTGAGAATTTAGGGTTGTGGATGATTTTTGACATTTGCTCCAGCGCTTTGCCCATTATGTGACTTTGCATTTCAGCAGAGCCTCTCATAAATACAGTCTTGATGTCTCTTGCGTTGGCTGGGCGTAGGTTTTGATACTCTTCAATGTAAGAGATTGCCCCAGAGAAGTTAGACATGTCAAAGTTTAGCTTTGCAAGCTCCAACAGCCTTTTAGATCTATGCTCAGGATCTTTTTCGGCAGCCAATGCATTTTTGTATGCCTCAATTACTTTTGTCTTGTCAGCTTTGAGAGCCAGCAGTTGCTTTTTCAGTTCAAATGCTTTGGTCAGAGCAGGGTCAAGGCTCAAAGCAATTTCCAACACTTCCGACGTTCTACTGTAATCCATGATCTGGAAATAAGCTTCAGCCATTGAGAAGTGGTAGTTTGCAGTGAAGCTTTCCAATGTTGGTGCAACGCTGCTTGACGCAGTAAGCTCAAGTACTTCTTTTACTTTATCAAATTTTCTCAGTTTGTATAAAGCATAGGTGTATTGCTGGTAGTAAATCTCTGTACCAGAAACAGGCTTGATATCCTTAATAATAGATTCCATCAAGCTAAGTGCAGTATCAAATTCTTCCACTTCATTTCTGTACATTGCTTCGTAGTATGAAAGGTCAAATTTGTTACCTACCTGGCTTTTGGCATCTTCGATATGCTGGTACATCTCTCTAATGTTACGGGTCTGATCCAGTACATCAAGAATCTTCAGCTTGAACAGGTATTTTTGCTCTTTATCTTTAGTCGTTTTATAGGCTTTGTCATAATACTGGACAGACTGATATGAATCTTGTGACTGAGCATACAAGTCTCCCAATTGATCAAAAGCATCAGTGTAGTTATTGTCCTTTTCAACAGCTTTTTTCAATTCCTCGATAGCGGCATCAAACTTCGCATGTGAGTGAAAGATGGTCGCTTTCTTATAATTGAGTGTTGCATTGCTAGGATCAACCAAAATGGCATTGTCAAGCATTGCCATAGCGTCTTCAAAGCGGTTGTTTTCAAGCAGGAAGTCTGCTTTTTCGATAAACTCTTTTACTTTGTCAACTTCTTGACCGAATGCATTTGCACTACTTAGGAAAAAAAAGAAAATTAAAATTTTTGCAATATATCCTCTCATTGGGTTGATATTTTTAGCATTAACAACTTTTGTTACTCTTATCCAATACAGTTCCAAAAATATAAAAATACTGATAATCAGCTTTTACTTATTTTAAGCCTCGATATTACATTTCCACAATACAATACTAGCTCAAACCTTAAACGTAAAATGAAGAATATATTTTTCGATACTTCATTTATTATTAATGTTTTATTTATCGATACATGTCGATCTTTCAATATCAAAAAAGCAGCAAACCAAATTAAGGTGTGCTGCTTTTTTATTATATCTAGTACATGTACTGATTTTTATAACGTCTAGTACATGTTCTTAAAATCAGCCAAATCGCCTCTGATTCCATTCTTAGCAAGTCTCTCCTGGTAATTGACAGCGCCTTCCTTATTGATGAAGTTACCGACATATACCTGATATGTAATATCACCGCTGTACTGGTCAATCATAATGAATACATCTTCAAAACTTTTAGTCTGAATCTGTCTGCAATATTCCTGAGCAGCTTCCAAATCACCTACATCCGTCACATGGATTGACCATCTGTTCTTTTCTATTCTTACACCGTCAGGGTTGTATAAATAGCGGTACAGAGGATCAAATGAGATATATTCTGCGAAGTAAGGAGTAGGCTCAGCAGTTTCACCTTTCGAGTCTTTCAATCCGAAGAACCAGTAAGCCTGCAATACTTGGAAACGAGTTCCTTCAGGTTCTCCTTCTGCATACAGGTAATAAGTGTTACCACCATCTGTAAGCTGTTTTGGCATTGAACGTCCAAGAGTGTAGGCTGTGATCAGGTAGTGAGAATCATCATCAGGAGCACCTTCCTTTGGTTTAGGAGCAAAACGAAGGAAATCCAATTTACCATCGTTGTTGAATTCACCAAATGAATCAACACCCTGATAAATACTTGAGAAAGATGTCTGGAAAATTCTCTTGCTATTTGTGATGTCAAAAAGGTTGTAACATCTGT is a window from the Limibacter armeniacum genome containing:
- a CDS encoding methylmalonyl-CoA mutase family protein encodes the protein MQTIEPYKPKNKIRVVTAASLFDGHDAAINIMRRIIQSSGGEVIHLGHNRSVKEIVDCAIQEDAQAIAITSYQGGHVEFFKYIHDMLKENGCGHIKIFGGGGGTILPDEIEELHNYGITRIYSPDDGRSMGLQGMINDLLEQCDFPTGKQINGEVNDIEARSAKDLGRLISAAENYPEEIATFLEEIHGQVKQTKIPVLGITGTGGAGKSSLVDEFIRRFLNDFPDKRMAIVSVDPSKRKTGGALLGDRIRMNAISDDRVYMRSLATRQSNLALSKHVQETVNLLRAAKFDLVILETSGIGQSDTEIVDHSDVSLYVMTPEYGAATQLEKIDMLDYADIIAVNKFDKRGAMDALRDVKKQYQRNHQLWTASDDEIPVYGTIASQFNDPGMNNLYRSIIDLLDERMELGWESHMNRTSVLSEKHSIIPPSRTRYLSEITDTIRSYDKWVEEQAVIADKLYGIHSTMETLKEAGTEDALLSHLEQTYETLKRNFDGNNAKLIEDWEAKKAAYKADEFVYTVRGKEIRVKTHTETLSHTQVPKVSLPKYKSWGDILTWSLQENVPGQFPYTAGVFPFKRQGEDPTRMFAGEGNPERTNRRFHYLSHGQPAARLSTAFDSVTLYGENPDYRPDIYGKIGNSGVSVASLDDAKKLYSGFNLAEPTTSVSMTINGPAAAMTAFFMNAAIDQQCELYIKENGLEKEVESKIEAIYKKKGAERPTYRGNLPEGHNGLGLMLLGVTGDQVLPADVYAKIKASTLSAVRGTVQADILKEDQAQNTCIFSTEFSLRLMGDMQEYFINQGIRNFYSVSISGYHIAEAGANPITQLALTLANGFTFVEYYLSRGMDIDKFAPNFSFFFSNGVDAEYSVIGRVARRIWAKAMKLKYGASERSQMLKYHIQTSGRSLHAQEIEFNDIRTTLQALYAIYDNCNSLHTNAFDEAITTPTESSVRRAVAIQLIINRELGMAKNENPMQGSFIQEELTDLVEEAVLLEFDRITERGGVLGAMETMYQRTKIQEESMYYEHQKHSGNIPIVGVNTFLSKEGSPTIIPDEVIRSTKEEKDGQISTLESLHKRNHEICEEKLQELKAAAVKNENTFEALMSAAKVASLGQITQALFEVGGQYRRNM
- a CDS encoding tetratricopeptide repeat protein, with product MRGYIAKILIFFFFLSSANAFGQEVDKVKEFIEKADFLLENNRFEDAMAMLDNAILVDPSNATLNYKKATIFHSHAKFDAAIEELKKAVEKDNNYTDAFDQLGDLYAQSQDSYQSVQYYDKAYKTTKDKEQKYLFKLKILDVLDQTRNIREMYQHIEDAKSQVGNKFDLSYYEAMYRNEVEEFDTALSLMESIIKDIKPVSGTEIYYQQYTYALYKLRKFDKVKEVLELTASSSVAPTLESFTANYHFSMAEAYFQIMDYSRTSEVLEIALSLDPALTKAFELKKQLLALKADKTKVIEAYKNALAAEKDPEHRSKRLLELAKLNFDMSNFSGAISYIEEYQNLRPANARDIKTVFMRGSAEMQSHIMGKALEQMSKIIHNPKFSPQMKVTFNLVLGMAYKNNGEFDKAEAHLKDAYAGPFRDVVKYEFEEVRKQRHAKESGNNG
- a CDS encoding SPOR domain-containing protein encodes the protein MNKVLTLSLIFFLGIFFFSTSANAQVEEGQWYSPDRLSQEGVNITKELYPTTSLESGDTTMTVYGDASVEFKIFFVNGSQYDNIFNPNPTGILLNGKEFYFYCGIEKTIRQNYSNVLEAKEFEYLGKKYLMLISFREDCLGDNCQYRCYNLFDITNSKRIFQTSFSSIYQGVDSFGEFNNDGKLDFLRFAPKPKEGAPDDDSHYLITAYTLGRSMPKQLTDGGNTYYLYAEGEPEGTRFQVLQAYWFFGLKDSKGETAEPTPYFAEYISFDPLYRYLYNPDGVRIEKNRWSIHVTDVGDLEAAQEYCRQIQTKSFEDVFIMIDQYSGDITYQVYVGNFINKEGAVNYQERLAKNGIRGDLADFKNMY